One Camelina sativa cultivar DH55 chromosome 3, Cs, whole genome shotgun sequence genomic window carries:
- the LOC104765823 gene encoding probable NOT transcription complex subunit VIP2, whose amino-acid sequence MSSLLNSSINGSTSNLSDGSGRTFTSSFSGQSGAASPVFHHAGSIQGLHNIHGNFNVPNMAGSLGSRNSGLNGVPSAGVQQQNGSISNGRFASSNIPVALSQISHGSSHGHSGLTNRGGLGVSPILGNAGSRMTSSMGNMVGGGTMGRTLSSGGGLSMPSLGSRLNLAVNSGSGNIGQNRMMGGGVIPQGSPQVLSMLGNSYPTAGGLSQNHVQAMNSLSSMGLLNEMNSNDTSPFDINNDFPQLTSRPSSASGQGQLGSRLKQGLGISPIVQQNQEFSIQNEDFPALPGYKGSSADYPMDMHHKEQLHENSMLMMQSQQLSMGRSGGFNLGGAYASHRPQQQQQHAQAVSSSGVSLHGSDIFSSSHPSYHSQTGGPPGIGLRSMNSANSVTGMGYDQQLIQQYQHQQNTSQYRLQQMSAVSQPFRDVGLKSTQATQSSPDRFGLLGLLSVIKMTDPDLTSLALGIDLTTLGLNLNSTENLHKTFGSPWSNEPSKGDPEFSVPQCYYAKNPPPLHPGLFAKLLVETLFYVFYSMPKDEAQLYAANELYNRGWFYHKEHRLWFIRIGEPLVKTNAYERGSYHCFDPNSFDIVQKENSVLYYEMLEKRPSLSQDSQH is encoded by the exons ATGTCAAGTTTACTTAAT TCCTCAATTAACGGTTCTACCTCGAACTTGTCAGACGGTTCAGGGAGAAcgtttacttcttctttctctggtCAGTCTGGGGCAGCGTCTCCGGTTTTCCATCATGCTG GATCGATTCAGGGCCTTCACAACATTCATGGAAACTTTAATGTTCCCAATATGGCGGGTTCCCTTGGATCGAGAAATTCAGGTTTAAATGGTGTTCCTTCAGCTGGTGTCCAACAACAAAATGGAAGTATTTCGAATGGAAGATTTGCATCCAGCAATATTCCTGTTGCACTCTCTCAG ATATCTCATGGTAGCTCTCATGGACACTCAGGACTCACTAATAGGGGAG GGTTGGGAGTTTCTCCAATTTTGGGAAATGCAGGTTCTCGAATGACTAGTTCAATGGGAAATATGGTCGGTGGAGGCACAATGGGTAGGACGTTGAGCTCTGGTGGAGGACTATCGATGCCGAGTCTTGGTTCGCGGCTAAATTTGGCGGTTAATAGCGGTTCTGGAAATATTGGACAAAATCGCATGATGGGTGGTGGAGTCATTCCACAAG GATCTCCGCAGGTTCTTTCGATGCTGGGAAACTCTTACCCTACAGCTGGAGGGCTTTCCCAAAATCATGTTCAAGCAATGAACAGTCTAAGCTCTATGGGATTGCTGAATGAAATGAACTCCAACGACACTTCTCCATTTGatataaataatgattttcCTCAGCTCACAAGCCGCCCCAGCTCTGCCAGCGGTCAAGGACAATTGG GGTCTCGATTGAAACAAGGCCTTGGAATCAGCCCCATAGTTCAGCAAAACCAAGAGTTCAGCATCCAGAATGAAGATTTTCCAGCATTGCCAGGATATAAAG GTAGTAGTGCTGATTATCCAATGGATATGCATCATAAAGAACAACTCCATGAGAATTCAATGTTAATGATGCAATCTCAACAATTATCT ATGGGTAGGTCTGGTGGGTTTAACTTAGGTGGAGCTTATGCGTCACATCgtcctcaacaacaacaacaacatgctCAAGCTGTGAGTAGTAGTGGTGTCTCCTTACATGGGTCTGACATCTTCTCATCTTCGCATCCATCTTACCATTCACAG ACTGGTGGACCACCGGGTATTGGATTAAGATCTATGAATTCTGCAAATTCTGTCACTGGGATGGGATATGACCAGCAGCTTATCCAGCAATATCAGCACCAACAGAACACGTCGCAGTATCGCTTGCAGCAGATGTCAGCTGTTAGCCAACCTTTCAGAGATGTGGGGTTAAAATCAACGCAGGCTACACAGTCAAGTCCTGATCGGTTtggcttgcttggtttgctcaGTGTGATAAAGATGACTGACCCTGACTTGACTTCTTTGGCACTTGGGATTGATCTGACAACACTGGGGTTAAATTTGAACTCAACAGAAAATCTTCACAAGACTTTTGGCTCGCCTTGGTCCAACGAACCCTCTAAAGGTGATCCAGAATTCAGTGTACCGCAGTGCTATTACGCAAAAAACCCTCCACCTCTGCAT CCAGGGCTCTTTGCGAAATTATTGGTAGAAACATTGTTTTACGTATTCTATAG CATGCCGAAAGATGAGGCACAATTATATGCGGCAAATGAACT TTACAATAGGGGTTGGTTCTACCACAAAGAGCACAGGTTGTGGTTCATTAGAATCGGGGAACCTCTCGTGAAAACAAATGCGTATGAAAGAGGATCATATCACTGTTTTGATCCAAACTCATTTGATATAGTTCAAAAG GAAAATTCTGTTCTCTATTACGAGATGCTGGAAAAAAGACCATCCCTATCTCAAGACTCTCAACATTGA
- the LOC104765846 gene encoding exocyst complex component EXO70B1-like has translation MVLLKPSALLKSSKPRPQQQQGFSESLIGDSVDAVDAFISQWVSPHQNDSSSSSCILSSLFSAQNRLEGRRFLEVLGRLQYAIQSTVVVNPGSAKLAQGQDLMRKAMKHLEKEFYRVMKSNSRFLDPESVSGWSSESNTSSTRSSVNASDSSSSDDNELDSESSSELGIETRRFGESDAIVDLKMIANCMISSGYEKDCVKIYKKFRKKIIADALTRLGFEKLTSTQMQKLDWETLEKKIKVWVRVTTVAITTLFNGERILSDHIFSSVSVAESCFVEITLQSALSLFIFSLTIAKSKKTAEKIFPTLDVYQTILNLIPKIDQIFSYDSTASVRSQAAESLEKLSESVNAMMTEFQTSITKESSKSAIPGGGVHQLTRYVMNFIVFLADYSDSLATILKESSLPLPEDYFSSSGEENPGSGGRSPMAARLAWLVLVLLCKIDAKSRLYNDSALSYLFLANNLHYVVTKVRTSNLRIVLGDDWVTNHEVKVTQYLEKYEKKAWGDVIASLPGDTTAEAKAEEALRRFNEAFEEAYKKHKTWVVPDPKLRGEIQASVASKLMPGYTGFYKKYPVGSWKIVIFTPEDLNNYITDLYIGLGRSVPVSKTHKYVVASHVTTDVKHCSM, from the coding sequence ATGGTGCTCTTGAAACCCTCTGCCTTGCTGAAATCCTCTAAGCCACGGCCGCAACAGCAACAGGGCTTCTCCGAGTCTCTAATCGGCGATAGTGTGGATGCAGTTGACGCTTTCATAAGCCAATGGGTTTCTCCACACCAAAAcgattcttcttcatcgtcctgcatcctctcttctctcttctcagcccAAAACCGTCTAGAAGGCAGACGCTTCCTCGAGGTTCTCGGCAGGTTACAATACGCCATTCAGAGTACGGTTGTGGTGAATCCAGGCTCAGCTAAGCTTGCTCAAGGGCAGGATTTGATGCGCAAAGCTATGAAGCATTTGGAAAAAGAGTTTTATCGGGTTATGAAATCCAATAGCCGGTTTTTGGATCCTGAATCAGTCTCCGGTTGGTCTTCTGAGTCAAACACATCTTCGACGAGATCAAGTGTAAACGCTTCTgactcttcttcatctgatgATAACGAGCTTGATTCCGAATCCTCATCTGAATTAGGCATTGAGACAAGACGATTTGGAGAGTCTGATGCTATTGTGGATTTGAAGATGATAGCAAATTGCATGATCTCTTCTGGCTACGAGAAAGATTGTGTCAAAATCTATAAGAAATTTCGTAAAAAGATCATCGCCGACGCACTAACTCGCCTAGGGTTTGAGAAGCTAACCTCAACGCAGATGCAGAAACTGGATTGGGAGACTcttgagaagaagatcaaagtcTGGGTGAGGGTTACGACAGTAGCAATCACCACTCTGTTCAACGGAGAACGAATCCTTTCCGATCACATATTCTCATCCGTCTCCGTCGCTGAGTCTTGCTTCGTTGAGATTACGCTACAGAGCGCGTTGAgcctcttcatcttctcactAACCATAGCGAAATCCAAAAAAACTGCGGAGAAGATCTTCCCAACGCTCGACGTTTACCAAACCATCTTAAACCTAATCCCCAAAATCGATCAGATCTTCAGCTACGATTCGACCGCTTCCGTCAGATCACAAGCGGCTGAATCTCTAGAGAAGCTCTCTGAATCGGTGAACGCGATGATGACGGAGTTCCAAACGTCGATTACGAAAGAGTCGTCGAAATCGGCGATTCCTGGCGGCGGAGTTCATCAGCTCACGAGGTATGTGATGAACTTCATCGTCTTCCTCGCAGACTACAGCGACTCGCTCGCCACGATTCTCAAGGAGTCATCGCTGCCTTTGCCGGAGGATTACTTCAGCAGCAGCGGCGAGGAAAATCCAGGATCCGGTGGTCGATCTCCGATGGCGGCGAGACTCGCGTGGTTGGTTCTCGTCTTGCTCTGCAAAATCGACGCCAAATCTCGTCTCTACAACGACTCGGCTCTCTCGTATCTCTTCCTAGCGAACAACCTGCATTACGTTGTGACCAAGGTCCGTACATCGAACCTGAGAATCGTACTCGGAGACGATTGGGTGACGAACCACGAGGTGAAGGTGACACAGTACCTAGAGAAATACGAGAAAAAGGCGTGGGGAGACGTGATAGCGTCGCTCCCCGGAGATACGACGGCGGAAGCGAAGGCGGAGGAGGCACTGAGACGGTTCAACGAAGCGTTCGAAGAGGcttacaagaaacacaagacTTGGGTCGTACCCGACCCGAAACTGAGAGGAGAGATCCAAGCCTCCGTGGCGAGTAAGCTCATGCCCGGGTATACGGGTTTCTACAAAAAATACCCGGTCGGCTCATGGAAGATTGTCATATTTACCCCTGAAGATCTTAATAATTACATAACCGACCTATATATCGGTTTAGGAAGAAGCGTGCCCGTATCAAAGACTCACAAGTATGTGGTGGCTAGCCATGTCACCACGGATGTGAAGCATTGCTCCATGTAA
- the LOC104765870 gene encoding DNA repair protein RAD51 homolog 4-like isoform X1, giving the protein MAPLKHLEKENPIIDASFRYFCASHGILTVEDFLLHDLEVLAAFSDRQTNSDRLKEAITVMLSLVERQCHSWLNGMELLEDLQRNKHILSTGDIGTDSLLKGGFREGLVTELVGPSSSGKTQFCMQAAASVAEKHDGRVLYLDTGNSFSARRIAQFGSSSDTSLGQKFMSRISCHTVYDIYTLLETLQGLDVTLRSQVQTNVSEHRLRLLVVDSISSLITPILGGSGSQGRALMVAVGYMLKKLAHEHSIAILVTNHTVGAGGEGGKTKPALGETWKSIPHVRLMLSRDHKNSNCTISILKHTSMPSGQTMRITTHKDNR; this is encoded by the exons ATGGCGCCTCTCAAACATCTGGAGAAGGAGAACCCAATCATCGACGCCTCTTTCCGATATTTCTGCGCCTCCCATGGAATCCTAACAg TTGAGGATTTCCTTCTACATGATCTCGAAGTACTTGCTGCATTTTCAGATCGACAGACAAATTCAGATAGATTGAAAGAG GCTATCACTGTCATGCTTTCTTTGGTAGAACGTCAGTGTCACTCATGGTTGAATGGTATGGAGCTGTTGGAGGATCTACAGCgtaataaacatatattatcaACCGGAGACATAGGGACGGACTCATTGCTTAAAGGTGGATTCCGTGAGGGTCTGGTGACAGAACTTGTCGGACCTTCGTCTTCTGGTAAAACACAA TTTTGCATGCAAGCTGCTGCAAGTGTGGCAGAGAAGCATGATGGCAGAGTCTTATATCTAGACACGGGGAACTCATTTTCTGCTCGACGCATTGCTCAGTTTGGCTCAAGTTCTGATACTTCTTTAGGACAG AAATTCATGAGCAGAATATCATGTCACACGGTTTATGACATCTACACATTGCTTGAGACGCTGCAAGGTCTAGACGTTACTTTGAGATCGCAG GTGCAGACGAATGTGAGTGAACACCGGTTACGGTTGTTAGTTGTTGATTCAATCTCTTCTCTGATAACCCCAATCCTTGGAGGCAGTGGCTCACAGG GACGCGCTTTGATGGTGGCCGTTGGATATATGCTTAAGAAGCTGGCACATGAACATAGCATCGCTATACTG GTGACAAACCACACGGTGGGTGCTGGAGGAGAAGGCGGTAAAACCAAACCAGCTCTTGGGGAAACATGGAAAAGCATCCCACACGTGAGACTTATGTTATCGCGTGACCATAAGAACAGCAACTGCACCATCTCCATCTTAAAACACACATCCATG CCCTCAGGCCAAACTATGAGGATCACGACTCACAAGGACAATCGATAA
- the LOC104765795 gene encoding ankyrin repeat-containing protein At5g02620-like isoform X1, which translates to MGLSCPNSIFLLIFVSFHFVFSLSTSLINLKQDHQIFFCVITCSHAYIFQDHSRPGEEDTVAGSSIIPKKKMAKQLTGKREDTLLHSAVRQGNKDKVVEILTQTRESELNELLGKQNQSGETALYVVAEYGDVEIVKEMIKCYDLALVEIKARNGFDAFHIAAKQGHLDVLKVLAEAHSELAMTVDLSNTTALHTAATQGHTEVVNFLLELGSSLAGIAKSNGKTALHSASRNGHVKVIKALLASEPAIAVRMDKKGQTALHMAVKGTNVEVVEELIKADRSSINIADTKGNTALHIAARKGRSQIVKLLLANNMTDTKAVNRSGETALDTAEKIGNPEVALILQKHGVPSAKTIKASGPNPARELKQTVSDIKHEVHNQLEHTRLTRKRVQGIAKQLNKMHTEGLNNAINSTTVVAVLIATVAFAAIFTVPGQYVEETSKIPDGHSLGEANIASTIPFIIFFIFDSIALFISLAVVVVQTSVVVIESKAKKQMMAVINKLMWLACVLISVAFLALSFVVVGEEEKWLAIWVTAIGATIMITTLGTMCYWIIQHRIEAANARNIRRSSINSKSGSWGIPQLTDSDILQNECKKMYAI; encoded by the exons ATGGGCCTCTCATGTCCAAATTCCATTTTCTTattaatctttgtttctttccacttcgtcttctctctttctacttCTTTAATTAACCTTAAACAAGaccaccaaatttttttttgtgtcatcaCATGTTCTCATGCATATATCTTCCAAGACCATTCGAGGCCTG GGGAAGAAGACACTGTGGCGGGTTCTAGCATTattccaaagaagaaaatggcGAAACAGCTGACCGGAAAACGCGAAGACACTCTGCTTCATTCAGCTGTGAGACAGGGTAACAAAGACAAAGTTGTCGAGATTCTTACGCAAACCAGAGAGTCTGAGTTGAATGAGCTGTTGGGAAAACAGAACCAATCAGGCGAAACCGCACTTTATGTTGTAGCAGAGTACGGTGATGTCGAGATTGTGAAGGAGATGATCAAATGCTATGATCTTGCTCTGGTTGAGATCAAAGCAAGGAACGGTTTTGATGCTTTCCACATTGCTGCAAAGCAAGGACATCTCG ATGTGTTGAAGGTTTTAGCAGAGGCTCATTCGGAGCTAGCGATGACGGTGGATCTATCGAATACAACAGCACTGCACACAGCGGCAACACAAGGACATACAGAAGTGGTAAACTTTCTATTGGAATTGGGAAGCAGCCTCGCTGGAATTGCCAAGAGCAATGGCAAGACGGCCCTGCACTCTGCATCAAGGAATGGGCATGTCAAAGTCATTAAGGCTCTCTTGGCATCAGAACCTGCGATTGCAGTCAGAATGGACAAGAAGGGCCAAACAGCTCTTCACATGGCGGTGAAAGGAACAAATGTGGAGGTCGTGGAGGAGCTTATCAAAGCGGATAGGTCCTCTATCAATATAGCCGACACAAAGGGAAACACCGCGCTGCATATTGCAGCCCGAAAAGGCAGATCGCAGATTGTTAAGTTGCTTCTGGCCAACAACATGACGGACACAAAAGCTGTTAACCGATCAGGCGAAACCGCACTTGACACAGCAGAGAAGATTGGGAATCCAGAGGTGGCTCTTATCTTACAGAAACATGGTGTTCCCAGCGCCAAGACCATTAAGGCATCCGGGCCTAACCCTGCTAGAGAGCTGAAACAAACTGTAAGTGATATCAAGCATGAGGTTCACAACCAGCTTGAGCATACACGCCTGACCAGAAAACGTGTTCAAGGAATAGCCAAACAGCTCAACAAAATGCACACAGAAGGTCTAAACAATGCAATTAACTCGACAACTGTTGTAGCTGTTCTGATTGCTACGGTAGCTTTTGCAGCCATTTTCACTGTCCCAGGGCAGTATGTAGAAGAGACGAGTAAAATTCCAGATGGGCATTCCCTCGGGGAGGCGAATATTGCATCGACGATTCCATTCAtaattttcttcatctttgattctATCGCTCTCTTCATCTCCTTAGCAGTCGTGGTGGTTCAGACATCAGTGGTGGTAATAGAGAGCAAGGCCAAGAAACAGATGATGGCTGTGATAAACAAACTTATGTGGCTTGCCTGTGTTCTCATCTCTGTTGCCTTTTTGGCTTTGtcgtttgttgttgttggtgaagaagagaagtggcTTGCCATTTGGGTGACTGCTATTGGGGCAACAATAATGATCACGACATTAGGAACGATGTGCTACTGGATAATACAGCACAGGATTGAAGCTGCCAATGCAAGAAACATTAGAAGATCCTCCATCAACAGTAAATCTGGATCCTGGGGAATTCCACAGCTTACAGATTCTGATATTCTCCAAAACGAGTGTAAGAAAATGTACGCAATCTGA
- the LOC104765795 gene encoding ankyrin repeat-containing protein At5g02620-like isoform X2 yields the protein MEGEEDTVAGSSIIPKKKMAKQLTGKREDTLLHSAVRQGNKDKVVEILTQTRESELNELLGKQNQSGETALYVVAEYGDVEIVKEMIKCYDLALVEIKARNGFDAFHIAAKQGHLDVLKVLAEAHSELAMTVDLSNTTALHTAATQGHTEVVNFLLELGSSLAGIAKSNGKTALHSASRNGHVKVIKALLASEPAIAVRMDKKGQTALHMAVKGTNVEVVEELIKADRSSINIADTKGNTALHIAARKGRSQIVKLLLANNMTDTKAVNRSGETALDTAEKIGNPEVALILQKHGVPSAKTIKASGPNPARELKQTVSDIKHEVHNQLEHTRLTRKRVQGIAKQLNKMHTEGLNNAINSTTVVAVLIATVAFAAIFTVPGQYVEETSKIPDGHSLGEANIASTIPFIIFFIFDSIALFISLAVVVVQTSVVVIESKAKKQMMAVINKLMWLACVLISVAFLALSFVVVGEEEKWLAIWVTAIGATIMITTLGTMCYWIIQHRIEAANARNIRRSSINSKSGSWGIPQLTDSDILQNECKKMYAI from the exons ATGGAAGGGGAAGAAGACACTGTGGCGGGTTCTAGCATTattccaaagaagaaaatggcGAAACAGCTGACCGGAAAACGCGAAGACACTCTGCTTCATTCAGCTGTGAGACAGGGTAACAAAGACAAAGTTGTCGAGATTCTTACGCAAACCAGAGAGTCTGAGTTGAATGAGCTGTTGGGAAAACAGAACCAATCAGGCGAAACCGCACTTTATGTTGTAGCAGAGTACGGTGATGTCGAGATTGTGAAGGAGATGATCAAATGCTATGATCTTGCTCTGGTTGAGATCAAAGCAAGGAACGGTTTTGATGCTTTCCACATTGCTGCAAAGCAAGGACATCTCG ATGTGTTGAAGGTTTTAGCAGAGGCTCATTCGGAGCTAGCGATGACGGTGGATCTATCGAATACAACAGCACTGCACACAGCGGCAACACAAGGACATACAGAAGTGGTAAACTTTCTATTGGAATTGGGAAGCAGCCTCGCTGGAATTGCCAAGAGCAATGGCAAGACGGCCCTGCACTCTGCATCAAGGAATGGGCATGTCAAAGTCATTAAGGCTCTCTTGGCATCAGAACCTGCGATTGCAGTCAGAATGGACAAGAAGGGCCAAACAGCTCTTCACATGGCGGTGAAAGGAACAAATGTGGAGGTCGTGGAGGAGCTTATCAAAGCGGATAGGTCCTCTATCAATATAGCCGACACAAAGGGAAACACCGCGCTGCATATTGCAGCCCGAAAAGGCAGATCGCAGATTGTTAAGTTGCTTCTGGCCAACAACATGACGGACACAAAAGCTGTTAACCGATCAGGCGAAACCGCACTTGACACAGCAGAGAAGATTGGGAATCCAGAGGTGGCTCTTATCTTACAGAAACATGGTGTTCCCAGCGCCAAGACCATTAAGGCATCCGGGCCTAACCCTGCTAGAGAGCTGAAACAAACTGTAAGTGATATCAAGCATGAGGTTCACAACCAGCTTGAGCATACACGCCTGACCAGAAAACGTGTTCAAGGAATAGCCAAACAGCTCAACAAAATGCACACAGAAGGTCTAAACAATGCAATTAACTCGACAACTGTTGTAGCTGTTCTGATTGCTACGGTAGCTTTTGCAGCCATTTTCACTGTCCCAGGGCAGTATGTAGAAGAGACGAGTAAAATTCCAGATGGGCATTCCCTCGGGGAGGCGAATATTGCATCGACGATTCCATTCAtaattttcttcatctttgattctATCGCTCTCTTCATCTCCTTAGCAGTCGTGGTGGTTCAGACATCAGTGGTGGTAATAGAGAGCAAGGCCAAGAAACAGATGATGGCTGTGATAAACAAACTTATGTGGCTTGCCTGTGTTCTCATCTCTGTTGCCTTTTTGGCTTTGtcgtttgttgttgttggtgaagaagagaagtggcTTGCCATTTGGGTGACTGCTATTGGGGCAACAATAATGATCACGACATTAGGAACGATGTGCTACTGGATAATACAGCACAGGATTGAAGCTGCCAATGCAAGAAACATTAGAAGATCCTCCATCAACAGTAAATCTGGATCCTGGGGAATTCCACAGCTTACAGATTCTGATATTCTCCAAAACGAGTGTAAGAAAATGTACGCAATCTGA
- the LOC104765852 gene encoding pentatricopeptide repeat-containing protein At1g07740, mitochondrial, with protein MRRRLSSLFLITNRSIASRQHYHTSRPDKPTKKANNNSHEPTAHKFTRKPWEEVPFLTDLKETEDPEEALSLFNHYQEMGFRHDYPSYSSLIYKLAKSRNFDAVDQILRLIRYRNVRCRESLFMALIQHYGKAGSVDKAVNVFHNITSFDCVRTIQSLNTLINVLVDNSELEKAKSLFHGAKDMRLRPNSVSFNILIKGFLGNCDWEAACKVFDEMLEMEVQPTVVTYNSLIGFLCRNNDLGKAKSLLEDMIQKRIRPNAVTFGLLMKGLCCKGEYNEAKKLMFDMEYRGCKPGLVNYGVLMSDLGARGKIDEAKLLLGEMKKRRIKPDVVIYNILVNHLCSEGRVPEAYRMLTEMQMKGCKPNAATYRMMVDGFCRIGDFDSGLNVLNAMLASRHSPTPATFVCLVAGLIKGGNLDHACFVLELMGKKNLSFGSGAWENLLCDLCIKNGGACSEALSEVISI; from the coding sequence ATGCGAAGAAGACTATCGTCTCTTTTTCTAATTACCAATCGCAGCATCGCGTCTCGACAACATTACCACACATCTCGACCTGACAAACCCACGAAGAAAGCCAACAACAACAGCCATGAACCAACAGCACACAAGTTCACCAGGAAGCCATGGGAGGAGGTGCCGTTTCTCACCGATCTCAAAGAGACAGAAGACCCAGAGgaagctctttctctcttcaacCATTATCAGGAAATGGGTTTCCGACACGACTACCCATCTTACTCTTCTCTCATCTACAAGCTCGCCAAGTCCCGTAACTTCGATGCTGTCGACCAAATTCTCCGCTTAATCCGCTACCGAAACGTTCGTTGCAGAGAATCCCTCTTCATGGCGTTGATTCAGCATTACGGGAAAGCTGGTTCGGTGGATAAAGCCGTCAATGTTTTCCACAACATTACCTCCTTCGACTGTGTTCGTACGATTCAGTCCCTGAACACACTCATCAACGTTCTCGTCGATAACAGCGAGCTGGAAAAGGCTAAAAGCTTATTCCACGGAGCAAAGGATATGCGTTTACGTCCCAATTCGGTATCTTTCAACATATTGATCAAAGGGTTTCTTGGTAATTGCGATTGGGAAGCTGCATgtaaggtgttcgatgaaatgcttGAGATGGAAGTGCAACCGACTGTGGTGACGTACAATAGCCTGATTGGATTCTTATGCCGAAATAACGATCTGGGCAAGGCCAAGAGCTTGCTTGAAGATATGATTCAGAAAAGAATACGCCCCAATGCTGTGACATTTGGGTTGTTGATGAAAGGTTTGTGTTGTAAAGGAGAGTACAATGAAGCGAAGAAGTTGATGTTCGACATGGAGTATCGTGGGTGTAAACCAGGCCTTGTGAATTATGGGGTTTTGATGAGTGATCTTGGGGCGAGAGGAAAAATAGATGAGGCAAAGCTTCTACTAggagagatgaagaaaaggCGGATCAAACCAGATGTTGTGATCTATAATATTCTAGTAAACCATCTTTGTAGTGAGGGTAGAGTCCCCGAGGCTTATAGAATGCTGACTGAGATGCAGATGAAAGGTTGTAAGCCGAATGCAGCTACATACCGTATGATGGTTGACGGGTTTTGTCGTATTGGCGATTTTGATTCAGGGTTGAATGTTTTGAATGCAATGCTTGCAAGCAGACACTCTCCTACACCTGCAACATTTGTATGTCTGGTTGCTGGGCTGATAAAAGGTGGCAACTTGGATCATGCTTGCTTTGTGTTAGAGTTGATGGGAAAGAAAAATTTAAGCTTTGGATCTGGTGCTTGGGAAAACCTACTTTGTGATCTCTGCATCAAAAATGGAGGAGCTTGTTCTGAGGCTTTGTCAGAAGTGATATCTATCTAA
- the LOC104765861 gene encoding dirigent protein 25-like, whose amino-acid sequence MADCKVLFFLVLALAITFVSAGRILNEEEDIGLVPLPTTSSGPFPIPSSVPATGIAFGTGPASGGSVPLTSTFTSPGPLPTTGSSLLPVASASPLPVTGPGPLPTTGSGPLPGASSGIFSSAGSGPLPTVVSGAAATGQGAGAGSAIGGSAPDHTLVFFMHDILGGSNPTARAVTGVVANAALSGQIPFAKTNGANLPISNGVPTDNNNNGILNNNNVPLLVGLGGTTSNILQSNGNNMLNGLPVANGGQLPSGSSLQMLMFGTLTVIDNELTEGHELGSGLLGKAQGFYVASAIDGTSQTMAFTAMFESGGYEDSISFFGIHRTATSESHLGVMGGTGKYMNARGYAIVKTFTGASGTQQQQPQRFTDGLETVLECTVYLSY is encoded by the coding sequence ATGGCAGACTGCAAGGTACTCTTCTTCCTGGTTTTGGCCCTCGCCATTACTTTTGTCTCAGCTGGTCGGATtcttaatgaagaagaagatattgggTTGGTCCCTTTGCCTACCACAAGTTCAGGCCCCTTTCCCATTCCTAGTTCAGTTCCTGCAACTGGTATCGCTTTTGGTACAGGTCCAGCCTCAGGCGGTTCAGTTCCCTTGACTTCTACTTTTACTAGCCCCGGACCTCTACCAACCACTGGTTCTAGCCTTTTACCGGTTGCTAGTGCGAGTCCCTTGCCTGTTACTGGCCCTGGTCCTCTACCCACCACTGGTTCTGGTCCCTTACCGGGTGCTAGTTCGGGTATTTTCTCTAGTGCAGGTTCAGGGCCTTTGCCTACTGTCGTTTCAGGTGCCGCAGCTACGGGTCAGGGAGCAGGTGCCGGGTCAGCGATTGGTGGTTCAGCTCCCGACCACACTTTGGTTTTCTTCATGCATGATATACTCGGGGGCTCAAATCCGACAGCCAGAGCTGTGACTGGAGTCGTTGCAAACGCAGCTCTCAGTGGCCAAATTCCATTCGCTAAGACCAATGGCGCAAACCTCCCTATTAGTAACGGTGTTCCAACAGACAATAACAACAATGGAATCCTGAATAACAACAACGTTCCACTTCTTGTCGGGCTTGGCGGAACCACTTCCAACATCCTACAGAGCAACGGAAACAACATGTTGAACGGTCTCCCTGTGGCTAACGGTGGCCAGCTCCCATCGGGTTCTTCTCTTCAGATGCTCATGTTTGGGACATTGACGGTGATAGACAACGAACTTACTGAAGGGCATGAACTGGGGTCCGGTCTGCTTGGTAAAGCCCAGGGCTTCTATGTGGCGAGCGCCATTGATGGAACCAGCCAGACTATGGCTTTCACGGCTATGTTTGAGAGTGGTGGTTATGAAGATAGCATCAGTTTCTTTGGTATACATAGAACAGCGACATCAGAATCTCATCTTGGGGTCATGGGTGGTACCGGTAAGTATATGAATGCGAGAGGATACGCCATTGTCAAGACTTTTACAGGTGCCTCCGGGACCCAACAGCAGCAGCCGCAACGGTTCACAGATGGACTCGAAACTGTTTTGGAGTGCACCGTTTATCTTTCTtactag